Within Salvia splendens isolate huo1 chromosome 21, SspV2, whole genome shotgun sequence, the genomic segment CAGATTGATAGGATTTCTGGGCTAGCTGCTAAGTATGTAGGAAAGCCAATGCAATCATACCCTCCGATTTCATCAGGAGCGTCTCGTTCGGTTGATCTTGGCGTGAGCAGTTTTGGTACAACGACGGGCTTTTCTGGGGAGATATTCGGAGCTTCTGATCTCCTGAGGTTGGTGTCTGGACCGTCCGAGGCTGATAAGCCGATGATCATCGAGCTAGCTGTGGCAGCCATGGAGGAACTCCTCAGAATGGCCCAAACTGGGGAGCCTTTATGGCTTCCGAACAGCGATGGCATGGGACATGTGTTGAATGAAGACGAGTACGTGAGGATGTTCCCACGAGGCATTGGGCCGAAGCCGTTGGGATTGAAGTCTGAAGCCTCGAGAGAGTCGGCTGTGGTGATCATGAACCACATCAACTTGGTTGAGATCCTCATGGATACAGTAAGTGATGATTTTTTTGAAATCTAAACCAGATAGATAATTGCATAATGTTTTTATGATCCAAGTCTGGTATTATGTTTGCAGAACCAATGGTCGAGTGTGTTTTCGAATATTGTTTCTAGAGCAGTGACTCTGGAGATATTGTCCACTGGGGTAGCAGGGAACTACAATGGAGCTTTGCAAGTGGTATGATAATATTGGACTTGAGGCAAAATATTACTGAATAAAATGACTTGAAAATGTTTCAAGAAATCTTATCTTTTCTTCTGATTTCAGATGACTGCGGAGTTCCAAGTGCCTTCTCCGTTGGTCCCAACTCGAGAGACTCACTTCGTGAGATATTGCAAACAACACGGCGATGGAACTTGGGCAGTGGTGGATGTCTCTTTGGATAACTTAAGACCTGCAACCATATCAAAATGCAGGCGAAGGCCGTCTGGTTGTTTGATCCAAGAATTGCCCAATGGCTACTCAAAGGTACGTGCGATTCCTTCCCATTTTACCCGATTTTGATTTGAGCCTAACAAGCTTGCTTTCCTACTCTCTTCAAGGTGACATGGGTTGAACATGTAGAGGTTGATGATAGAGCAGTGCATAATATCTACAAACTGTTAGTGAATTCCGGCCTTGCCTTTGGAGCCCGAAGATGGGTGGCAATACTAGACCGGCAATGTGAGCGACTGGCTAGTGTGATGGCAAGTAACATTTCATCTGGGGATGTAGGAGGTACGTACAGAGAAATTATCAAGAaagattaaaatgaaaatgatcaaatgtTTTGGAGTTTTAGAGAAACTAATTGTGTTACCATGTGATGCAGTGATATCTTCTCCAAAGGGGAGAAAGAGCATGTTGAAGCTTGCTGAGAGGATGGTGATGAGCTTCTGCACCGGCGTGGGCGCCTCGACTGCACACACGTGGACCACGCTCTCGGGGAGTGGAGCGGATGATGTGAGAGTGATGACTAGGAAGAGCATGGACGATCCGGGGAGACCTCCAGGGATTGTCCTCAGCGCTGCAACCTCGTTCTGGCTCCCTGTGCCCCCAAAACGAGTCTTCGAGTTCCTGCGCAACGAGAATTCACGAAATGAGGTATGATATCACTTCTTCAACTTCTCATCAAAGATAAACTATTGAACTATCCTATCACCTAAAACACATTGCCTTCTTCTTGCTTGAAAAGTGGGATATTCTCTCAAATGGTGGCCTTGTTCAAGAAATGGCTCACATTGCCAACGGCCGTGATCCAGGAAACTCCGTCTCTCTCCTTCGCGTCAACGTAAGATTTATCAACGTTGCTTGTTTTTCTCGTTTCAACGTTGCTTGTTTTTCTCGTTTCAACGTTGCTTGTTTTTCTCGTTTCAACGTTGCTTGTTTTTCTCGTTTCAACGTTGCTCAAAGCGTTAACCATCCAAAATACGAATGCAGAGCGCCAACTCGAGCCAGAGCAATATGCTGATACTGCAGGAGAGCTGCAGCGACGCCACGGGCTCCTACGTGATCTACGCTCCCGTGGACATCATAGCGATGAACCTCGTGTTGAGCGGTGGAGATCCCGACTACGTAGCCCTCCTGCCATCTGGGTTCGCCATACTACCTGACGGTGGCGATCACCAAACCGGGGGAATCACTGAAGTCGGCTCGTTGCTAACCGTCGCCTTCCAGATATTGGTCGATTCCGTCCCCACCGCGAAGCTCTCTCTGGGCTCCGTCGCCACCGTCAACAGCCTCATCAAATGCACGGTTGAAAGGATCAAATCCGCTCTCCTAAATGACGCTGCGTGACCAAAAACGTTGCTGGTAAAGTTGTCATCTTTTTCAAGCATTTCATCGAACAGTTAATCTGCATCTTCATAATTTCTAACAAACTTGTATTTTACAGAGAGAAGGGAAGAAGTCAAGAACGCACCTCAAATTGAATCCTTGCTGATTAATGAAGACGGCGAAATTTGCAGGATTTTTCATTAATCTGCAAGGGGGATTGGTTCGGGTATTGACTACAACCATCAACCAGAAATCGAGCGAACAACGACTCCTTTTCATATTGTTTGTCTTAACTCTATCATCTAAACATTTTGTTAGTTAGTACCTTTGGAGTTCAGTTTTCATTTAGTTTTTCTCTATGAACTCCTTAAGTATAGCTGGTCATAATTCTATAGTACTTCATCCGTCTTATAAAAATATACGTGTTTAAAATGACACATAAATTAACACACAATGGATAAAACATGAGAGAAGAGGGAAAATGTAGTTAAAGTATGATATGTACGAAAGTGGAAAGCATGCATATTTTTATCGGACGGACAGATTCCTAATTTTTTTGAACTTTTTCAGTTTTGTAGAGATTACCAAACATTACATCATACTCACAAGCATGAAACTCAACTATGATCTTTAATAGAAATGCATGTAAAAGTAATATTATTAGGAGTAATACTTGTGATTGAAACAAATTTTCGAACTTCGTTTGTTAAAAATTTATGTTTGAGGTCCGAATTCAAATTGTTTATGCATCGCTCCGTTGGAATGTATTCTATATTTTAGGTAAAAAGTAGTACAAATTTAAATTCTTAGATTCTCATGTGAATAATTTGTGATCACTCAattcaaaaaaaggaaataaaaatacacgTATTTCTATTTCAATTAATATTGATATAAATTTATTCCCTATTTTGGATTTATTGATAAGGAAACGTATATTTATTACCAGCTGATGTAAAAAAAGTTTTGTTAAGGGAATATTAATAGATATATATTGGTGACCACAATAGAATAATGTAGAACAAAGTTTAAGTGCACTGGAGCTCACCCTTTGCGCGCGAATGTAGTCGCATTAGTTACGAAATAATTAGATGTTTAGATATTAATCAAAGGGATgggtattaaataaaattttaaactatGTTTTTAAATTGGTGCATAtgtgtaaattttaatttttgatgaTGTTAATAAATAATGACATATGGGTATTGAAGTAACAAAGTGAATGACTAAACGACAACGTTTTGgatctaaaaaatatttataaaaaacaaaataaaacataattgaTCAAATGGAAATAATAGCGAATTTTAGAAACTTTGTTATTTGTCATCAAATTCTTAAAGGtaagaaaaactgaaattttatcAAACTTCATTATTTTATAGGCAATCACCACAACAATAAAACATGTTaagtacatttttttaatacaatTGAGGACGCTAATAGTGTTTCTAAATATGCTACAAACGCTTCAAAAGTATCATTATTGTTAGTGTCCCAATTTAAATTAAAGGATACAAATGAAAACGTCctaaaaaagcaaaagattaagGTAATTTGTCCTTTATTTTGGAACGCTTTCTTTTGCGTcctaaattattgttatttttaaaaaaattcaacggAAGTAATTACATCTCGATTTTTGTGTCCTTAAAAGATaagttttttaatgaattaacCCTATGTATTAGTGTGTTATATAATTCTCGTTTCTTTCACAACCAAGTCTTAATTGTAGatgatataaattttaaaataaacttaacagtataaaaaagaaaaataaataattggagTATTGATTTAAATTGGAgataagagagaaaaagggaATAAGTATAAGATAGAGGAATCTAATTTTGGATGGCAAATGTTTAATACTGTGCATATCCATCCTCGTATCTAGTATGAAATGAGTCAATCATCCACTTTGGTATCTTATTGAACTAAAAGGGCGTTCCTCCATTGATCAAGAATTTCCAGTTTCAGGAAGTATCATGATCATCTAATAAGAAGAGTTTCAGTTTTTTCAAATGAACAATTTGAGGACCTATTGATTCTAACAACTAATTGCAGAGTTGGTCATTATGACCTTTCAATTCATAGATGTAGATCTCGGACTCATTCAATGTCACATGGGTAATATTATCTCGACAACAAGATGTGGTTAATGTTGCAAGTTAATAATCACAAATTCTAAATTTAACCTTACTCCTAATTTAGATCACACATGTTATATACTGTCATTATTCCAGTTATACAAGATCATCATATCAGTTATATAATGTCATCACATTTGTTAGACAATGTCATCACACCAGATATCCTACCAATTAATATTATATCATCACATCGTCAACTAAATTTAGTAGAAATTgtaaactaaattaaaatactaaaagtTAAAAAGTTTGATTGAATTTGCATAAATGATGTAGGTAGGGATggaattttaattaatgaattagcAAGGGAAAGTTCAGAAAAGAGTACCTGTGCTCATTATTTCCTTTAATTTTGAGAGGTGAGTCTACCAACCAAAATAATTTCGAGGATCATTTCCTCCTCTTGAGTTGGACCAAAATATAGTACAttgtagtatttattttgaaacAATTTGCAGCTAGTCATTAAATGGTGTGCACAATTTTGCTGGAGCTCAAGATGCTCTTTTCACAATTACTCACTCTGCAATTTCTTGTAACATGGAGTATTAAATACACATAATTATATCTAATTCAGGGGCAATGCCACGTAACGATTGGAGGCCCATAGGTGGATATGCCCTTCGTAatgtgtgaaaaaataaaataaaataaaataaaaaattagcaaTTTtagtatttataaataaatataaaagttttgttgttattttattattaataatatgtaTTACTCGTCGAATAGGTCACCAAATATGTCTCATAAAATCAGAATAgaaacattaaaatttaatatatggagtattattaatgtttaattttatttttaacattttatgtGGATGCGGCGTCAAATCATAGTTCTGTCACTATTTGTGAAATGCTAATTATTCACTCTATGTATGTTAGAAACATAGTCATCTTAAATTAATAACACATTTATTTAGACAgtgatttttgtaaataaaGAAAAGGCCTTTGGTCTTTCCTCTTCTGTTAATTTTCGATTCATTTTATAAGGTGTTTTGAATTGATAAGTATTGAAGTTTTCTCTATATAAATAAGTGTAAAATTTAGTGAACACAAATCCGCAAATTTTTCCAAGTTTTTAAacaattcttcttttttttaaaaaaattaacattagGATAATTGTTTGCTCAGTTTTGAAACTATATGAAGTTCATTAGTCTCAATCTAAAAAGAAAACTTTTATTGACTCGATTTACTGTTAgtctgttttattttattattttcacttttatttccgcTTGTTTTATTCCTTTCGTTCTGCTTTTAGTTCAAGCCATATacatattttatatttgtaacGTTGATCTCGATCTCAATAGATTTGGATTATTCTATTGTGTGGTATTTAACAATAGGAACATTGTTAGGAAGGCATATGGAAAcatactatttcatttttttatctatcctaaataacataattatttataaatatatttgtcTGATATGAAATCTATTTAGAAGAGTTTTATGATATTGTAGTCTTACTCATTACTAAAGTATAATAGTAATTCATTTCTATCTcgttttgagattttttttaaaatttattaaagtaAAAATCATTTATCTCTTGTTCGTTCACATCTCTAACTTACGTTCTCCGAAATTGTAATGAGTTAATATAATGtgtggtccactaccaaaaGTGATAATACTAAAGTGAAAGATGATAAATTTTATAGGATAGAGggaaatgaaaataagtgacaaTTTTTTTGGGATGGGGAGCAACATTTACATAAAAAGATTTGAACTTGAACATTTGTGTGctctttaaaaaaatatggTTCCTAAACTTTACAGTTTGATATTAGTACAATACATTGTTTcttattactaaaaaaatatttgaaattaacTAAGTATGAGTTGGTGGTTCAACACCGACtctcaaaaccaaaaatataaatatttgaaatttgcATTTATTTACATTTTGAGGGAATCACTTCATTGTGAGTGTATATATATTGAGTGAAGTGATGGAACTATGAGTTAGGGTGAATTGCTACGACAAATAACTTTGCTTTTACTAATAAGATAGATGAAGGTGATTTTAGTCATGTATTTAAGGTAACAACAAACGGTACAATCATTGCTGTGAAGCAAGCTTTCATCCAAATGACATAATGCAGTCATCGCCCTTTTTTATACTCACATGTCCCAtcatagatgtcacactttcctttttagtttgtcccacaaaagatgttacCTTTCCTTTTTagaaaaaagttctctctcacattaatataaatatattattttctctttccatttaacacataaaacaacacctcctaaaatctcgtgctaattcccaagtgtgacatctactatgagacAGATGGAGTAGTACATAAAGTTCAGCAATAACAATATTAGAAATATTAGATatcaattaaaataatgaaaaagaaATCACCCGTCACTTATCCATGATCAAATGACATATTCAATTTTATCAATATTTATCATTTTCACTGACTCGTTTCCTTGCATGTGTATATATAGtaagacaaattaaaaataaataatagtatctCGATTGACATGACTTGACTAGTTGTCCTACTCAAGAATCTTATAGGGATTTTTTACTACTGGATcgtatatttcaaattttgacagtACTATGCGGAATTATTGATATAAATTCTCGTCTGCTATGCCatagtatttattttgatcGACCAGGAATTCTCAGAGCTTCTGAAAGTATTTAATTTTGAGTGTGGAGAGAACGAGAGTTGTAATGGTATGATAATTATTAATCGATTAATCGAAATCGTGTTGCCAAGTTCCTTCTGAAAAATTCCTTAGTTTAtagaaattttaataatatattaatccGGCGAGTAAAATAGGTGGTGCATGaagaattttataaaatataagtaaTGCTTTAGTTTGGAACCCTCCCTCCGAGAAAATAATCGATTAAATAAGTGATGATGTATTTGCTACGTACCATGCTAACAGAACTGATACCTATATTATTTACCTTTCGGAGagtaataaaatgcaaactctaaatattgtacaaacttcaaattataaatattagatGATTTATAATTACATGATAGTATGTTTTAAACTCAATGCTAAGATTTCTCCAATCTCAAAACAAGCAAAAGTAGctcaagaaattaccaaattccTTGGGATATCCCAAAAAGAGCCGTTAATATAATGATAGACAATGACGAAGCTCATTATTCCCAAATTGCCTTATTTCGCCTACAATTGACTTTAAATGACCATATGCATCTTAGTCGTGAATAAGCCCTATTTTACCTATACAATTTATAACACTGACCTTCTTGGTTGTGAATTAACACTGACCTAATAAATACACATCATTTTTTTTTgagtgaactacgcaaatggtcTCTGAACTATGCCTTTTGCACACCAATGGtcccttaactttaaaaatatcgtgggtagtccctgaactaaggtgtaatcacatttatggtactttttcactatttatCACAATTTTACACCCAAAATGCCCTCAAGGCATGAAGGGCATTTTGGGACTTTCATATCTACgtattgaatttgatattttctttatctagtactaaatatgatattttcttatagtttgagtacctaaaatgGTATTATTCACTTgaagtacctaaaatgatattattcacttcactttttcaacatttcttctttctctctttctctaaaaataaaaataaaaaataatactatgaaattattaaatatattaattataaaatcaaaattataaatttaattataaaataatttttgcaaattttaattttgattgtgatttgattatttttttaatattaaaaattaattttttttaattaaaactaagcattaatttttgaaaatttcttaatttttgcgaaaattcttaatttttgatGATATATTCTCTTGATCTATTATTGTTCACTCACATGAAGATTGATTGTTGTCAGTTGGGTGTGGAGGGAAAACTCTTGTAATTCACAAAGTATTTGATGTTTTGGGAAATTATGGAAGTTTTATTTTTGGCCAAGAATCTATGATTGTAACTGTTTTTTTACCATGGGAATTGGGATATAATCATAACTTAATAACCTTGCTGATTGATGAGCCTTGTATATGCATTCGTACTCAAGCATCAAAATTTTCTTTTACCATGTATGTAGGGATGGCTACAACGACTTCAACACATTTTACATGCAAGTAAGCTTATTCATTTTTCACTtcctaaaaattaattttgcgaaaattcttaattttttcaaaaattaatggttagtttaattaaaaaaattaattaagagaATACATCATCAAAACTTATAATAGATCAAGAGAATATATCatcaaaaattaagaattttcacgaaaattcttaattttttcgaaaattaatgcttagttttaattaaaaaaattaatttttaatattaaaaaaataatcaaatcacaatcaaaattaaattttgtgaaaattattttataattaaatttataattttgatttttataattaatatatttaataatttcatagtactattattttttttttttttagagaaagagagaaagaagaaatgctgaaaaagtgaagtgaataatatcattttaggtacttgAAGTGAATAATACcattttaggtactcaaactataagaaaatatcatatttagtactagataaagaaaatatcaaattcaatacctagatatgaaagtcccaaaatgcccttcatgccttgggggcattttgggtgtaaaattgtgatgaatagtgaaaaagtaccataaatgtgattacaccttagttcagggactaccc encodes:
- the LOC121784515 gene encoding homeobox-leucine zipper protein MERISTEM L1-like, with product MFQSNMFESHHHLLEMRNGTPENELDLIRDDGYENKSGTNHMEAASGDDEDPNDHPNKKKRYHRHTQLQIQEMESFFKEFPHPDDKQRKELGRRLGLEPLQVKFWFQNKRTQMKSQHERHENTHLRNENEKLRAENIRYKEALRNAACPSCGGPASVGEMPFDEQHLRIENVRLREEIDRISGLAAKYVGKPMQSYPPISSGASRSVDLGVSSFGTTTGFSGEIFGASDLLRLVSGPSEADKPMIIELAVAAMEELLRMAQTGEPLWLPNSDGMGHVLNEDEYVRMFPRGIGPKPLGLKSEASRESAVVIMNHINLVEILMDTNQWSSVFSNIVSRAVTLEILSTGVAGNYNGALQVMTAEFQVPSPLVPTRETHFVRYCKQHGDGTWAVVDVSLDNLRPATISKCRRRPSGCLIQELPNGYSKVTWVEHVEVDDRAVHNIYKLLVNSGLAFGARRWVAILDRQCERLASVMASNISSGDVGVISSPKGRKSMLKLAERMVMSFCTGVGASTAHTWTTLSGSGADDVRVMTRKSMDDPGRPPGIVLSAATSFWLPVPPKRVFEFLRNENSRNEWDILSNGGLVQEMAHIANGRDPGNSVSLLRVNSANSSQSNMLILQESCSDATGSYVIYAPVDIIAMNLVLSGGDPDYVALLPSGFAILPDGGDHQTGGITEVGSLLTVAFQILVDSVPTAKLSLGSVATVNSLIKCTVERIKSALLNDAA